Proteins from a single region of Stappia sp. ES.058:
- a CDS encoding chloride channel protein — protein sequence MIRLPTIVKRLPVIAARWIEPNIRLFRTTRLPLVWALAIVIGVLTAAAAILFRLAIGAIQWTWLGSAAETVVSAAAEVPWWTILLAPAAGGLVVGLYLTFIQPKQRAGGVADVIEARAQGGRGLALWPGLSSAVVTALSLGSGASAGREGPVVHLGATIGTAICQIFRLPDAARRMLLACGVASAVSASFNAPIAGVLFAHEVILGHYALTAFVPIVIASVLGTLMAQAWFGDVVAFVIPQYQITSLLEVPAFALLGLTCAAVAVLFQFALIGADWVARNVSMPLWLRPTLGGLAVGAIALAYPEVLGVGYEATDAALKHQLPLATLLALLVAKTAATSITLASRFGGGIFSPALYLGAMCGGAFGLIAASVFPELASSHGLYAILGMGAVAAAVLGAPFSTTMIVFELTGGYALSIALLITVSIATGLTQAVHGRSYFHWQLEMRGVMLHEGAHKWLVRIVHVSDFVERVAEDAEPVEFDPASGEPYLHLTDTLETALKVFDDSGMNRLPVVDGSNATKVIGHATHVRALRFFNAELINNQVEEHR from the coding sequence ATGATCCGCCTGCCCACGATAGTGAAACGCCTGCCGGTGATCGCCGCGCGCTGGATTGAGCCGAACATCCGGCTGTTCCGAACGACGCGTCTGCCGCTCGTGTGGGCGCTGGCGATCGTCATCGGCGTGCTCACGGCCGCCGCCGCGATCCTGTTTCGTCTGGCCATCGGCGCCATCCAGTGGACGTGGCTCGGCTCGGCGGCGGAAACCGTCGTTTCGGCGGCGGCGGAGGTGCCCTGGTGGACCATTCTGCTCGCCCCGGCAGCGGGCGGGCTTGTTGTCGGGCTCTACCTGACGTTCATCCAGCCGAAACAGCGCGCCGGCGGCGTCGCAGATGTGATCGAGGCGCGCGCACAGGGCGGACGCGGACTGGCGCTGTGGCCCGGGTTGTCCTCCGCTGTCGTCACCGCGCTGTCGCTGGGCAGCGGCGCGAGCGCCGGGCGCGAGGGACCGGTTGTGCATCTGGGCGCGACCATCGGCACCGCCATTTGCCAGATCTTCCGCCTGCCCGATGCGGCGCGACGCATGTTGCTTGCCTGCGGCGTGGCAAGCGCGGTATCGGCCTCCTTCAATGCCCCGATCGCCGGCGTGCTGTTCGCGCATGAGGTCATTCTCGGCCACTATGCGCTGACCGCCTTCGTGCCCATCGTCATTGCCTCGGTGCTCGGCACCTTGATGGCGCAGGCCTGGTTCGGCGACGTCGTCGCTTTCGTCATTCCGCAGTACCAGATCACCTCGCTCCTGGAGGTGCCGGCCTTCGCGCTGCTCGGCCTGACATGTGCAGCCGTTGCGGTTCTCTTCCAGTTCGCGTTGATCGGAGCCGACTGGGTGGCCCGCAACGTCTCCATGCCCTTGTGGCTACGCCCGACCCTCGGCGGACTTGCGGTCGGAGCCATCGCCCTTGCCTATCCGGAGGTTCTGGGCGTTGGTTACGAGGCAACCGATGCGGCTCTGAAGCACCAGTTGCCGCTCGCGACGCTGCTTGCCCTGCTTGTGGCGAAAACCGCCGCCACGTCGATCACACTGGCCTCGCGCTTCGGCGGGGGGATCTTCTCACCCGCTCTGTATCTCGGCGCCATGTGCGGTGGCGCCTTCGGCCTGATCGCGGCCTCCGTCTTTCCCGAACTGGCCTCCTCGCACGGGCTTTATGCGATCCTCGGCATGGGCGCGGTGGCGGCGGCCGTTCTGGGCGCGCCGTTTTCCACCACGATGATCGTTTTCGAACTGACCGGCGGCTATGCGCTGTCCATCGCGCTGCTGATCACCGTGTCGATCGCGACAGGACTGACCCAGGCCGTGCACGGGCGCTCGTATTTTCATTGGCAACTGGAGATGCGCGGCGTGATGCTGCATGAGGGCGCGCACAAGTGGCTGGTGCGCATTGTCCATGTCTCCGATTTCGTCGAGCGCGTGGCCGAGGACGCCGAGCCGGTCGAATTCGATCCTGCGAGCGGCGAACCGTATCTGCATCTCACCGATACACTGGAAACAGCGCTGAAGGTCTTCGACGACAGCGGTATGAACCGCCTGCCGGTGGTCGACGGCTCCAACGCCACAAAGGTGATCGGACATGCCACGCACGTGCGTGCCCTGCGCTTCTTCAACGCCGAACTGATCAACAATCAGGTCGAAGAGCACCGTTAA
- a CDS encoding phytanoyl-CoA dioxygenase family protein: MRVLDALKMPFWVAQVATGAKSFRDNPVLGSRRLNARGLHVGRVRTAQAMADRRRRSMTDLLDADHRRFFAENGYVERRNALPAETFEQLREEVNGTLFDAWEMRQGNAVTRFIPLSPEVLKTLPALAAFVNGPVFQGTLKYVASTRAEPTVYLHTVLTDPGLGTPDPQTQFHADTFFANAKGWFFLDDVPEAAGPFSYVPGSHRLTPARAAWEQAQSETAASHQNRLHGRGSFRIDEAELAGLGFAAPVQFAVPANTLVVADTFGFHARTPSLRPSVRIAVYGSVRRNPFLPYAGFDPFTLPGLRGRPAQLLNVYRDTRGRLLKKPPSERYVGKTLITDPAHV; this comes from the coding sequence ATGAGAGTTCTGGATGCATTGAAGATGCCCTTTTGGGTGGCGCAAGTGGCCACCGGGGCGAAGTCGTTTCGTGACAATCCGGTTCTGGGCAGCCGCCGGCTGAACGCGCGCGGGCTTCACGTTGGCCGCGTACGGACGGCCCAGGCCATGGCCGACCGGCGCCGGCGAAGCATGACAGATCTGCTTGATGCCGATCATCGGCGGTTTTTTGCCGAAAACGGCTATGTCGAGCGACGCAATGCGCTTCCGGCAGAGACCTTCGAGCAATTGCGCGAAGAGGTGAACGGCACTCTCTTCGATGCCTGGGAAATGCGGCAGGGAAACGCTGTGACCCGTTTCATCCCATTGTCGCCGGAAGTGCTCAAGACCCTGCCGGCGCTTGCGGCGTTCGTGAACGGGCCCGTGTTTCAGGGCACGCTGAAATATGTCGCCTCGACCAGAGCCGAGCCGACCGTCTATCTCCATACGGTTTTGACCGACCCCGGTCTTGGCACGCCCGACCCGCAAACGCAGTTTCACGCCGACACCTTCTTTGCCAACGCAAAGGGCTGGTTCTTTCTCGACGATGTGCCGGAGGCCGCCGGCCCCTTCAGTTATGTGCCCGGATCGCATCGGCTGACGCCGGCGCGTGCGGCATGGGAGCAGGCGCAAAGCGAGACGGCTGCCTCGCACCAGAACCGGCTGCATGGACGCGGGTCGTTTCGCATTGACGAGGCCGAACTCGCCGGACTCGGGTTTGCCGCGCCTGTCCAATTCGCCGTGCCGGCCAATACGCTGGTCGTCGCCGATACCTTCGGCTTTCACGCCAGAACGCCGAGCCTTCGTCCCTCGGTGCGTATCGCGGTCTATGGCAGTGTGCGGCGCAACCCGTTCCTGCCCTATGCCGGGTTCGACCCGTTCACGCTGCCGGGCTTGCGCGGACGCCCGGCCCAACTGCTGAACGTTTATCGCGACACGCGGGGGCGATTGCTGAAGAAGCCACCGTCCGAGCGCTACGTGGGCAAGACCCTGATCACCGATCCCGCGCATGTTTGA
- a CDS encoding aminopeptidase P family protein produces the protein MFQTFDSMNDPFAGSARCAALRQDLARRKLDGFLVPRADAHQGEYVPPSDARLEWLTGFAGSAGIAVVLADEAAIFVDGRYTIQVREQVDTQVFTPMHLTECPPTQWLAKTLKPGARLGYDPTLHTISGTRRLKAACLAAGAELVAVADNAVDAVWEDRPVPPLGAVAVHADALAGEAASDKIARMGAKVGDAGADAFVLTQPDSIAWLFNIRGSDVAHTPLPLSFAILPAKGKPRLFIDGRKLSNAVRDHLVGLAEVEEPVGLVPALAEMGRAGASVMLDPDWTGDALASAVLGAGGTIREGADPITRAKAVKNDAEIAGARAAHLRDGAAYARFLAWFDRAVLDGPLDEIGVAERLEAFRAETGALREISFDSISAAGPNAAICHYRVERKSNRPIPPDSLFLIDSGGQYEDGTTDITRTLAVGSVSDEMKRHFTLVLKGHIAIATARFPVGTTGAQIDALARIDLWRAGLDFDHGTGHGVGSYLSVHEGPQRIAKTGHVALDPGMIVSNEPGYYKADSHGIRIENLELVTGPSEIDGGERPMLGFEALTLAPIDRRLMVKAMLSDEEHAWVDRYHARVLAEIGPLMDDETTEWLRAATAPL, from the coding sequence ATGTTTCAGACCTTCGACAGCATGAATGATCCGTTCGCGGGTTCCGCGCGTTGCGCGGCGCTCCGGCAAGACCTCGCCCGGCGCAAGCTGGACGGCTTTCTCGTTCCGCGCGCAGACGCCCATCAGGGCGAATATGTGCCCCCTTCGGACGCGCGGCTGGAGTGGTTGACCGGATTCGCGGGGTCCGCCGGCATCGCCGTGGTTCTCGCCGACGAGGCCGCGATTTTCGTCGACGGCAGGTACACGATCCAGGTGCGTGAGCAGGTCGACACGCAGGTGTTCACGCCGATGCATCTGACCGAGTGCCCTCCGACGCAGTGGCTGGCGAAGACGCTGAAGCCGGGTGCACGGCTCGGGTATGATCCGACGCTGCACACCATATCGGGCACGCGTCGCCTGAAGGCGGCCTGCCTTGCCGCCGGGGCGGAACTCGTTGCGGTGGCCGACAATGCCGTCGATGCGGTGTGGGAGGATCGTCCAGTGCCGCCGCTGGGGGCGGTTGCGGTCCATGCAGATGCGCTGGCCGGCGAAGCCGCGTCCGACAAGATCGCGCGCATGGGCGCAAAGGTCGGGGACGCCGGTGCGGACGCCTTCGTGCTCACTCAGCCCGATTCCATCGCCTGGCTGTTCAACATTCGCGGCAGCGACGTCGCCCATACGCCGCTGCCGCTTTCCTTCGCGATTCTTCCGGCCAAGGGGAAGCCGCGGCTCTTCATCGATGGCCGCAAACTCAGCAACGCCGTTCGCGATCACCTCGTCGGGCTTGCCGAGGTCGAGGAGCCGGTCGGGCTTGTGCCGGCGCTCGCCGAAATGGGCCGCGCAGGGGCGAGCGTGATGCTCGATCCCGACTGGACGGGCGATGCGCTTGCAAGCGCCGTCCTTGGCGCGGGCGGCACGATCAGGGAAGGCGCGGATCCGATCACGCGCGCCAAGGCGGTCAAGAACGACGCCGAGATCGCCGGTGCGCGCGCAGCCCACCTGCGCGACGGAGCGGCCTATGCCCGCTTTCTCGCATGGTTCGACCGGGCAGTCCTCGACGGTCCGCTCGACGAGATCGGCGTCGCCGAGCGGCTTGAGGCGTTTCGGGCCGAGACCGGTGCGCTCAGGGAAATCTCCTTCGACAGCATTTCCGCTGCAGGCCCCAACGCCGCGATCTGTCACTACCGGGTCGAGCGGAAGAGCAATCGCCCGATCCCGCCCGACAGCCTTTTCCTGATCGATTCCGGCGGGCAATACGAAGACGGAACCACCGATATCACCCGCACGCTTGCGGTCGGGTCTGTGTCCGATGAGATGAAACGCCATTTCACGCTGGTGCTCAAAGGGCATATCGCGATTGCCACCGCGCGGTTCCCGGTCGGCACAACCGGGGCGCAGATCGATGCGCTGGCGCGGATCGACCTGTGGAGGGCGGGGCTCGATTTCGACCATGGCACGGGGCATGGTGTCGGTTCTTATCTGTCCGTGCACGAGGGCCCGCAGCGCATCGCCAAGACCGGACATGTGGCGCTTGATCCGGGCATGATCGTGTCCAACGAGCCAGGCTACTACAAGGCCGACAGCCACGGCATTCGCATCGAAAACCTGGAACTGGTGACGGGTCCGAGCGAGATCGACGGCGGCGAACGGCCGATGCTGGGCTTTGAGGCGCTGACGCTTGCGCCCATCGACCGGAGGTTGATGGTCAAGGCGATGCTGAGCGACGAGGAGCACGCCTGGGTCGATCGCTATCATGCCCGTGTGCTGGCCGAAATCGGCCCCCTGATGGATGACGAGACGACGGAATGGCTGCGGGCGGCGACCGCGCCCTTGTGA
- a CDS encoding 50S ribosomal protein L11 methyltransferase, protein MITIRVRITAPEFEAKRIYDLLARDFEDDGNPVTVFESSSDGRNWTAEILLFDMSADEARELIRDRLGADAFAAPVEAEPLDDINWVEKSLEGLSPVRAGRFFVHGRHDRGKRPANGITIEIEAALAFGTGHHGTTSGCLIEIDRLLSRRRYDCLLDLGTGTGVLAIAMAQLARQRVLATDIDPVATRTAAANAVHNGVGPLVCAVTAAGADARIFAEEGPFDLVVANILARPLMRMASAVSRCMAREATLVLSGLRVEDGPRILFAYGTQGFHLARRQDRDGWLTLTLVRGRRVP, encoded by the coding sequence ATGATCACCATACGCGTCCGTATCACTGCCCCGGAATTCGAGGCAAAGCGCATCTACGACCTGCTGGCCCGCGATTTCGAGGACGACGGCAATCCCGTAACCGTGTTCGAATCTTCGTCCGACGGGCGGAACTGGACCGCCGAGATCCTGTTGTTCGACATGAGCGCGGACGAGGCGCGGGAGCTGATCCGCGACCGGCTGGGGGCGGATGCCTTCGCAGCCCCCGTCGAGGCGGAACCACTCGACGATATCAATTGGGTGGAAAAGAGCCTGGAGGGTCTGTCGCCGGTGCGCGCCGGACGGTTTTTCGTGCATGGCCGGCACGATCGCGGGAAGCGCCCGGCGAACGGGATTACCATCGAGATCGAGGCGGCGCTCGCCTTCGGCACGGGTCATCACGGCACAACATCGGGCTGTCTGATCGAGATCGACCGGCTTTTGTCGCGCCGGCGCTATGACTGTCTGCTGGATCTGGGGACGGGAACGGGCGTTCTGGCGATCGCCATGGCGCAGCTTGCACGTCAGCGCGTTCTGGCCACCGACATCGATCCCGTGGCAACGCGGACAGCGGCAGCCAATGCCGTTCACAATGGCGTCGGCCCGCTGGTGTGCGCGGTCACGGCGGCGGGTGCGGATGCGCGTATCTTCGCCGAGGAAGGCCCGTTCGACCTGGTGGTGGCGAATATTCTGGCCCGCCCGTTGATGCGCATGGCCTCGGCCGTATCGCGTTGCATGGCTCGAGAGGCGACGTTGGTCCTGTCCGGTCTTCGCGTGGAAGACGGGCCCCGCATTCTTTTTGCCTATGGAACGCAAGGGTTTCATCTGGCCCGAAGGCAGGATCGGGACGGCTGGCTGACCCTGACGCTGGTGCGCGGCCGGCGCGTCCCGTGA
- a CDS encoding sodium:proton antiporter — MSNVVTAVAMIAAAGVAAQWVAWRFQLPAIVLLLAAGALAGPVTGLVQPDVQFAGLVQPLVAVAVAIILFEGGLTLNFHEIAGTTKAVRRIVFIGAPVAFVLGSANAFYVAELSLWPALIFGGILVVTGPTVIIPLLRQAKLAKRPAALLRWEAILADPLGALIAVFVFEAFLVVSGQHHADTLLMRVALALVLGLAGGWFAGRALVWAFVNGHVPEYLKIPVILTTVIGTYAISNAVLEESGLLTVTMLGLALGNSRIASLGEVKRFKEIMTILLVSGVFIILTASLEPAALVSAFEPRTVAFVVLLLVVVRPVSVWLATIGTGLSLKERFLVGWIAPRGVVAVAVSGLFAGLLVARGVEDGARLVPLAFSVVVVTVIAHGFSIAPLARALGLSSGNGAGLLIVGANRFTVALAEKLGQKDIPVLISDRNWRRLSRARNAGVPTHFGEILSEVAEHTISLAPYSHLLAASDNDDYNALICTNFGPEIGRAEVLQIGRDDTESAQHRQLMVTLGGRPYLAACGGIEALDARLAQGWKVSATALSETYGKDRFLEERAQEAISLFILSAGGKLRPEPDLSQDTLKAGDTVFSLVPPENDA; from the coding sequence ATGTCCAATGTCGTGACCGCCGTCGCCATGATCGCCGCCGCCGGCGTCGCTGCCCAGTGGGTCGCCTGGCGCTTTCAGCTTCCAGCCATCGTGCTTCTGCTGGCCGCCGGCGCGCTTGCCGGGCCGGTCACCGGCCTGGTCCAGCCCGACGTGCAGTTCGCCGGACTGGTGCAGCCGCTTGTGGCCGTTGCCGTGGCGATTATCCTGTTCGAGGGCGGGCTGACGCTCAATTTCCACGAGATCGCCGGAACCACCAAAGCGGTGCGCCGGATCGTCTTCATCGGCGCGCCCGTGGCCTTCGTGCTGGGGTCGGCAAACGCCTTCTATGTCGCGGAGTTGAGCCTGTGGCCGGCGCTGATCTTCGGCGGCATTCTTGTGGTAACGGGGCCGACGGTAATCATCCCCTTGCTCAGGCAGGCAAAGCTCGCCAAGCGCCCGGCGGCACTGCTGCGTTGGGAGGCGATCCTCGCCGACCCGCTGGGCGCCCTGATCGCGGTCTTTGTCTTCGAGGCGTTTCTGGTTGTCTCCGGGCAGCATCACGCCGACACTCTGCTCATGCGCGTCGCGCTGGCGCTGGTGCTGGGGCTTGCCGGTGGCTGGTTTGCGGGCCGTGCGTTGGTCTGGGCCTTCGTCAACGGTCATGTGCCGGAATACCTCAAAATCCCGGTAATTCTCACCACGGTCATCGGCACCTATGCGATCTCCAACGCGGTGCTTGAGGAAAGCGGTCTCCTGACTGTCACCATGCTGGGGCTTGCGCTCGGCAATTCGCGCATCGCCTCGCTTGGCGAGGTCAAACGCTTCAAGGAGATCATGACGATCCTGTTAGTGTCGGGGGTCTTCATCATTCTCACCGCGTCGCTGGAGCCGGCCGCCCTGGTCTCGGCCTTCGAACCGCGTACGGTGGCATTCGTGGTGCTGCTGCTTGTCGTGGTGCGGCCGGTGTCGGTCTGGCTGGCAACGATTGGAACCGGACTGAGCCTGAAGGAACGGTTTCTCGTCGGCTGGATCGCGCCGCGCGGCGTGGTTGCGGTCGCCGTCTCGGGCCTGTTCGCCGGGCTATTGGTCGCACGCGGCGTGGAGGACGGGGCACGGCTCGTGCCGCTCGCCTTCTCCGTGGTGGTGGTGACCGTGATCGCGCATGGGTTTTCCATTGCGCCGCTGGCGCGCGCGCTCGGGCTGTCGTCCGGCAATGGCGCGGGGCTTCTCATCGTCGGGGCCAACCGCTTCACGGTCGCGCTCGCCGAAAAACTTGGTCAAAAGGACATTCCCGTTCTCATTTCGGACCGCAACTGGCGCCGTTTGAGTCGGGCGCGCAACGCGGGGGTCCCAACCCATTTCGGCGAGATTCTGTCGGAAGTGGCGGAACACACCATATCGCTTGCGCCCTACAGCCATTTGCTCGCGGCCAGCGACAACGACGACTACAACGCGCTGATCTGTACGAACTTCGGTCCGGAAATCGGGCGCGCCGAAGTGCTGCAGATCGGCCGCGACGACACAGAGAGCGCGCAGCACCGTCAGTTGATGGTGACGCTCGGTGGGAGGCCCTATCTGGCCGCCTGCGGTGGCATCGAGGCGCTGGACGCGCGACTGGCGCAGGGCTGGAAGGTGTCGGCAACCGCCTTGAGCGAGACCTATGGCAAGGACCGGTTCCTCGAGGAACGCGCGCAAGAGGCGATCAGCCTGTTCATCCTGTCCGCCGGCGGAAAGCTCCGTCCGGAGCCGGATCTTTCCCAAGACACGCTCAAGGCGGGAGACACGGTTTTCAGTCTCGTTCCGCCGGAAAACGACGCGTGA
- a CDS encoding tetratricopeptide repeat protein, giving the protein MSRRQLPHMFRDLQTPVPKHRYALARVLGAAAIAFVLAFGPAKAGSDALFAALKAAETEHAARLIEAEIWEAWVDTAPSDKINALTREAMRKRSQFDFEGARLILNDVVEKAPDYAEGWNQRAFVLFLQQKYDAALSDLDKALALEPRHFGAMSGKARILMGQGRVRLGQKVLREAVALYPFIRERHMLIPLPDDENTEPVGQPL; this is encoded by the coding sequence ATGTCACGACGCCAGTTGCCGCACATGTTCCGCGACCTGCAAACACCCGTCCCGAAACATCGCTACGCGCTCGCCCGTGTGCTGGGCGCCGCCGCGATCGCCTTCGTCCTGGCGTTTGGACCCGCGAAAGCCGGGAGCGACGCGCTCTTCGCCGCGCTCAAGGCGGCCGAGACCGAGCATGCGGCCCGTTTGATCGAAGCGGAAATCTGGGAAGCCTGGGTCGATACCGCACCGAGCGATAAGATCAATGCGCTGACCCGCGAGGCCATGCGCAAGCGCAGCCAGTTCGACTTCGAAGGCGCGCGGCTGATCCTGAACGATGTGGTGGAAAAAGCGCCCGACTATGCCGAAGGGTGGAACCAGCGCGCCTTCGTGCTTTTCCTGCAGCAGAAATACGACGCCGCGCTGTCCGATCTGGACAAGGCGCTGGCGCTGGAGCCGCGTCATTTCGGCGCCATGAGCGGCAAGGCCCGCATTCTCATGGGGCAGGGTCGAGTGCGATTGGGACAGAAGGTCCTGCGGGAGGCCGTGGCGCTATACCCGTTCATCCGGGAACGGCACATGCTGATCCCGCTGCCCGACGACGAGAACACCGAACCCGTCGGCCAGCCACTTTGA
- a CDS encoding ATP-dependent helicase — protein MPDSPRDFPGDRFRAPAPADDARGVAAVSAPAGGIAARARAALARPAAPASYLEGLNPEQAEAVETLDGPVLVLAGAGTGKTRVLTTRIGHILATRRAFPSQILAVTFTNKAAREMKERIARLIGEGAEGLPWLGTFHSICVKILRRHAELVGLKSGFSILDTDDQIRLIKQIIQAEGLDDKRWTARVFAGMLDGWKNRGLTPEQIPEGEARSFANGRGRDLYEQYQERLSILNAADFGDLLLHVITLFRAHPDILADYQRRFAYMLVDEYQDTNIAQYLFLRLLAQGNTNICCVGDDDQSIYGWRGAEVDNILRFEHDFPGAKVVRLERNYRSTSHILAAASHLIAHNEGRLGKTLFTDVVDDTEEDVRVAVAAVWDSEEEARAIGDEVEALQASGHSLDSMAILVRASFQMREFEDRFVTLGVNYRVVGGPRFYERMEIRDAMAYFRCIVQPADDLAFERIVNTPKRGLGEASLKLVHAYARANRIPLMQAASDLCQTEELRPKARTTLKMLLADFDRWRDQVSTMSHTDLAEVVLDESGYTEMWRADRSAEAPGRLDNLKELVRSMDDFESLPGFLEHISLVMDRDAQGDAEAISIMTLHSAKGLEFDTVFLPGWEEGLFPHQRALDESGRAGLEEERRLAYVGLTRARRRAKIWFASNRRIHGLWQSTVPSRFLDELPADHVEIVEQSTSYGGYGGGGYGASRFDTRDPFQASYSTPGWQRAKRARAKAGGDTSGGGFAGRMGGEDRRGQGGPRTIEGELVAKSVADAPSTFDMGERVFHLKFGYGEVVGIEGNKLTVQFDKAGRKKVLDSFVEQH, from the coding sequence ATGCCCGATTCCCCTCGCGATTTCCCCGGCGACCGCTTCCGAGCCCCGGCCCCGGCCGATGACGCCCGTGGCGTCGCGGCGGTGTCCGCACCGGCCGGCGGCATTGCGGCGCGCGCGCGGGCCGCTCTTGCCCGTCCTGCCGCTCCTGCGTCCTATCTGGAGGGGCTCAATCCGGAGCAGGCCGAGGCGGTGGAAACCCTCGACGGTCCGGTTCTGGTGCTTGCGGGCGCGGGGACAGGCAAGACCAGGGTTCTGACGACGCGCATCGGGCATATCCTGGCGACCCGGCGCGCCTTCCCGAGCCAGATCCTGGCGGTGACCTTCACCAACAAGGCAGCACGGGAGATGAAGGAGCGCATCGCCCGGCTGATCGGCGAGGGCGCGGAGGGCTTGCCCTGGCTCGGCACCTTCCATTCCATCTGCGTCAAGATCCTGCGTCGGCACGCCGAACTCGTCGGCCTGAAGTCCGGCTTTTCCATTCTCGACACAGACGACCAGATCCGGCTGATCAAGCAGATCATCCAGGCCGAGGGGCTCGACGACAAGCGCTGGACGGCGCGCGTCTTTGCCGGAATGCTCGACGGTTGGAAGAACCGGGGCCTGACGCCGGAGCAGATCCCGGAAGGCGAGGCGCGCAGCTTTGCCAACGGGCGCGGGCGAGACCTCTACGAGCAGTATCAGGAGCGCCTGTCGATCCTGAACGCCGCCGATTTCGGCGATCTGCTGTTGCATGTGATCACGCTGTTTCGCGCGCATCCCGATATTCTGGCCGACTATCAGCGCCGCTTCGCCTATATGCTCGTCGACGAGTATCAGGACACCAACATCGCGCAGTATCTGTTCCTGCGGCTTCTGGCGCAGGGCAACACCAACATTTGCTGCGTCGGCGATGACGACCAGTCGATTTACGGTTGGCGCGGGGCTGAGGTCGACAATATCCTGCGCTTCGAGCACGATTTTCCGGGCGCCAAGGTGGTGCGGCTGGAGCGCAACTACCGCTCGACCAGCCATATTCTCGCGGCCGCTTCCCATCTCATCGCCCACAACGAGGGACGGCTCGGCAAGACGCTCTTCACTGATGTGGTCGACGACACGGAAGAGGACGTGCGGGTCGCCGTTGCTGCGGTCTGGGATTCGGAGGAAGAGGCGCGCGCCATCGGCGACGAGGTCGAGGCGCTTCAGGCCAGCGGCCACAGCCTCGATTCCATGGCGATCCTGGTGCGGGCCTCGTTCCAGATGCGCGAGTTCGAGGATCGTTTTGTCACGCTTGGCGTGAACTACCGCGTCGTCGGAGGTCCGCGCTTCTACGAGCGTATGGAAATCCGCGATGCCATGGCCTATTTCCGCTGCATCGTGCAGCCGGCGGACGATCTTGCCTTCGAGCGCATCGTCAACACGCCGAAGCGCGGTCTGGGCGAGGCGAGCCTGAAGCTTGTGCATGCCTATGCCCGCGCCAACCGCATTCCTTTGATGCAGGCGGCCTCCGATCTGTGCCAGACGGAGGAACTGAGGCCGAAGGCGCGCACGACGCTGAAGATGCTGCTTGCCGATTTCGACCGCTGGCGCGACCAGGTTTCGACAATGTCGCACACGGACCTGGCCGAGGTCGTGCTGGACGAGTCCGGCTATACCGAGATGTGGCGGGCCGACCGCTCGGCGGAAGCGCCCGGGCGCCTCGACAACCTCAAGGAGCTCGTGCGCTCCATGGACGATTTCGAATCGCTTCCCGGTTTCCTGGAGCATATCTCGCTGGTGATGGACCGCGACGCGCAGGGCGACGCGGAAGCGATTTCCATCATGACGCTTCACTCCGCCAAAGGGCTGGAATTCGATACGGTGTTCCTGCCGGGCTGGGAGGAGGGGCTGTTCCCGCATCAGCGCGCGCTCGACGAAAGCGGGCGCGCCGGGCTGGAGGAGGAACGGCGTCTTGCCTATGTCGGGCTGACGCGCGCGCGGCGGCGCGCGAAGATCTGGTTCGCGTCCAACCGGCGCATTCACGGACTGTGGCAGTCGACCGTGCCCTCGCGCTTTCTTGACGAATTGCCTGCGGATCATGTCGAGATCGTCGAACAGTCGACGAGCTACGGCGGCTACGGAGGCGGAGGCTATGGCGCCAGCCGCTTCGATACGCGCGATCCGTTTCAGGCGAGCTATTCGACACCGGGCTGGCAACGGGCCAAACGTGCACGCGCGAAAGCCGGCGGAGATACCTCCGGCGGCGGATTCGCCGGACGCATGGGCGGCGAAGACCGGCGCGGGCAGGGCGGCCCGCGCACCATCGAGGGCGAATTGGTCGCGAAATCCGTCGCGGACGCGCCCTCGACCTTCGACATGGGCGAGCGGGTGTTTCACCTCAAGTTCGGCTATGGCGAGGTCGTCGGGATCGAAGGCAACAAACTCACCGTCCAGTTCGACAAGGCGGGCCGCAAGAAGGTCCTCGACAGTTTCGTCGAGCAGCACTGA